The DNA window CTTTTCTGAAAACTTTCCCATCCTTTACGTAACCGTATTCTTCAGGTTTATAATCTGGTTTCATGTCAGACATTATTAGACTTAATTTAAGTAATAATGAATTTTAAGTAGATTCAAGACAAATTCAGGACTTGTCTTTTCATTTCTTCATTAAAATCCGATCTTAGGATTATCTACAATTTTGTTTTGTAACTCAAAAATAATAAAAAAGCGCAAATGGCATTAATTTTACCCGTAAAGGGAAAAACTCCTAAAATTGGTAAAAATTGTTTCCTTGCTCCGAATTGCACTATAGTTGGAGATGTAGAAATAGAAGATAATTGTTCTATCTGGTTCAATGTGGTCATTAGAGGAGATGTAAATTCAATAAGAATTGGGAAACAATGCAATATTCAAGATGGAGCAGTATTGCATTGTACATATAAAAAAACACAAACCATACTTGGAGATAAAGTGTCAATAGGCCACAATGCAATTGTACACGGTTGTGAAATTGAAAATGATGTTCTGATCGGTATGGGGGCAATTGTTATGGACCGCAGTATAATCCATCAAAATTCTATTGTAGCTGCTGGTTCCGTTGTTTTGGAAGATACAATTGTTAAAGAAGGGTCCATTTTTGGAGGAATTCCGGCTAAATTTCTAAAAAATGTAGATAGTAAAAGGTCAGATGTATTTGAGAGAACGGCCAGGAATTATGTCAAATACGCCTCATGGTTTGATCCGAATATTAGGGAGATATAAAAATGAGAAAGCTCATTGATTAACAATGAGCTTTTTTTTAATTCTTGATTGTATTAATTATAAATTTTTAATGATTTCAGTACCAAATTCAGAACACTTTAGAAGTGTTGCCCCTTCCATCAATCTATGAAAATCATAAGTCACTTTTTTAGAAGCAATTGTTTTTGCAAGTGATGCGTAAATCAGGTCTGCTGCTTCTTTCCAGTTCATATACTCCAACATCAATGCACCTGACAATATCACAGAACCGGGATTCACTTTATCCTGACCTGCGTATTTTGGTGCAGTTCCATGTGTTGCTTCAAATATTGCTGCGCCGGTGGTATAATTGATATTTGCACCAGGTGCAATCCCTATTCCGCCTACAATGGCAGCAAGTGCATCAGAAACATAATCTCCATTAAGATTCAATGTGGCTATAACTGAGTATTCCGAAGGTCTCAATAAAATTTGTTGCAAAAATGCATCTGCTATTGAATCTTTGATTAATATTTTACCTGCGTCAGTGGCTGTTTTTTGCGCCTTGTCTGCTGCACTTTTCCCTTCTTTTTCAACAATCTGATCGTATTGTTGCCAGGTAAATACCTTATCGGAATAATCTTTTTCAGCAATATCGTAGCCCCATTTTTTAAAGGCGCCTTCGGTAAACTTCATAATATTTCCTTTGTGCACCAGAGTTACTGAAGGTTTCTTTGCTGCAATAGCGTAATCGATGGCTGCTTTTACCAATCTTTCGGTTCCTTCTTTGGAGACAGGTTTTATTCCAATTGAAGAAGTCTCCGGGAATCTGATTTTATTTACAGACATCTCATCCTTCAAAAACTTCTTAATTTTTTCAGCCTCCGGAGTCCCGTGCATGTATTCAATACCGGCGTAAATATCTTCGGTATTTTCCCTGAAAATGACCATGTCCGTTTTGCTTGGATCCTTTACCGGTGAAGGCACACCTTCAAACCATCTTACCGGCCTTACGCAAGCATAAAGATCTAATTCCTGTCTTAAGGCAACATTTAGTGATCTGATTCCACCACCTACCGGAGTTGTCAAAGGTCCTTTAATACCAACTAAATAGGTTCGGAATGCTTCTAGTGTCTCTTCCGGAAGCCAGGATCCGTTTTTATTAAAAGATTTCTCTCCAGCGAAAACTTCTTTCCAATCTATTTTTCGCTTTCCACTATAGGCTTTTTCCACAGCAGCATCCAACACTCTTTTTGATGAGGCCCAAATATCGGGACCGGTACCATCACCTTCTATAAATGGGACTATAGGATTATCTGGTACGTTTAACTTACCATTGGATATGGTTATTTTTTCTGACATCTTATAATGATATTGTGTTTAACAAAATGGAGCGTGAATTTAGGATTTTAAAACTCAAATTCTAAACCTAATCTCTTTTTTAGCTCTATCAAGGCGGGGTTTTTTTGCGACAGATAGTCAAACTTTTCCTGAGGAGTATAAACAGTCTTTACTTTTTCAAGTTCAATCCGTTTTATTTCCATCTGAAGGCTTTTATTTTTTACCTTTTTTCTGAGAAATAACAATAAATCCGATTTGATATCATTGTATCTGGCTTCATCGACAGGGCTGTCGATTATTATGTAAAGTTTTCCTTTTTCAAACTCAAATTCCTTTTGAAGAAGCTTGGCTTCGCCTATTTTATTTTTGGCTTTTAATACTTTGGTGTATTCTGTTATGGCTTTTCGAATATCCTTATCAGTGTAATTCTCATCTACAAAATCGAAATCATCTTCTTCTTCCTCTTTTTCAGTCTTGTTATTAAAATCATTAAGGTTAACAATAGGTTTTATTTTCGCTTTGATTTGTGATTTAGAGCCAAGGATGTTTTCCTTCTCAACATTGACTTTCTCTTGTGCTTGAGGCTTCGATATTTTGTTTTCCTTTTCCTTTTTATCTTCCTTGTCCTTCTCACTGGTAGATTCCATCAAATTGGAATCATCAGAATGAAATTCGTCAATGTTTTTTTCATCGGGCTCACTGCCGTAAGACTCAGAGAAATTTTCAAAGACCTGATTTGAGGAATTGTCTAATTCTGGCTTAGACTCAGGACTTTTTTTTTTGAGGCTTCTTCTTTCAAAGCCTCTCCATCAAGTAGAAACGGAATGTGCGCCATCTTCATTAGCGCTACTTCCACATGCAATCTCTGGTTTTTGGCAGATTTAAAATTTAGATCACATTGATTGCCCAGGTGAAGGGCTGTCATTAGAAATGAATAATCGGCCTTTTGACCTTGCGATTTATAGGTTTCAGCGAGCTTTTCGGTGACATCAAGCAAGGAAATGGTATTTTTATCTCGAGCCATTATCAGATTTCTAAAATGTTCGCTAAGGCCAAGGATAAAATTATGTTCATCAAATCCTTTTTTTAGGATTTCATCAAATGAAGTGAGGATTCCAGCAACATTCGAGCTTAAAATATCATCTGTAATCTTAAAATAATAGTCATAATCCAGAATATGTAAATTAGAAACCACATCCTGATAGGATATTTTGCTATCAGATGAATAGGTCACCATAAGATCAAACAATGAAAGTGCATCACGAAGTGCACCATCTGCTTTTTGAGCGATCAGATGCAATGCCTCTGCATCAGCGCTTACTTTCTCTTTATCAGCAATATTTTGAAGATGCCCGGAAATATCACTAACTCCAATTCTGTTGAAATCAAAAATCTGACATCTTGATAATATAGTTGGAAGTACTTTGTGCTTTTCAGTAGTAGCTAAAATAAATATGGCATAGGGCGGTGGTTCTTCAAGCGTTTTAAGAAATGCATTAAATGCCTGAGAGCTAAGCATGTGAACCTCATCAATGATGTAAACTTTGTATTTTCCAAATTGAGGTGGGTAGCGAACCTGATCGATTAAATTCCGAATATCATCAACAGAATTATTGGAAGCGGCATCGAGTTCATAAATATTCAATGCTGTACTATTTCCCTCCCCTCCTTTTTCATCAAAGTCATTAATTAATCTGGCGAGGATTCTTGCACAGGTAGTTTTACCCACACCTCTGGGTCCGCAAAACAATAGTGCCTGCGCTAAATGGTTGTGCTCAATCGCATTATTTAGGGTTGTTGTTATGTGCTCCTGTCCGACAACTTCTTCGAAATTAACAGGTCGGTATTTACGAGCGGATACAACAAAATTTTCCATGTTTCGAAAATAGTAAAAAGGACTAAGGTGCCTGAATAAATTATGAACATTTTTTCCACTTTTGCTGTATTAGTTTTGAATTGATTAAATCAGCTTAGGGAAAAACAAATTACATACCTTTGCAAAGTTCTTTGATATTTTGGGGCCGACCGGTTTTGACAGGAAGGCAAAATGCAATGCTTGCATACCGGGTGAAGAGTGTACATCCGCAATCAATATACTCGATTTTTACTTGGCGAATCTAATTACGCCATGGCCGCCTAATTCTGAATTGAATTCAGAATAGAGGCTTAATTGATTTTGGCAATAAACCAGAATCAGGCCACATCTCACCTGCCTACGCCTTGCTGGCGGGATTTTGGGGTGTCGAAACGCAAGACTAGTGCTGACCCATGTTGCCAAGTCAGTGCGAAAATATCGCAACTAGCCATAAACTAGGAGGTTGTCATCCGGGTTTATGGTAAAACTAAATTGACAACTATGTATGTAGACGGCCTTGGATTTCCTTGTCTGGACGTGGGTTCGACTCCCACCGGCTCCACCTTCGCTTGCCATAGCCCTTTAGGGCGCTTTGCTTCGCTAAAGCTACGCGAAAGCAAAGAAGGCAAGCTTTTATTTCAATATTCGACTTAATTCATTTCTAGTTCTACTAGCTCAAGCTTCGGTGCACTCAGTCCACTTAATTCTGAATACCATTTTCAATAATTAATTAGTCAACCACACAATTGTGTTAGTTGAATGCCAAATAATATAGGTTAAGAATTAAACTGATTTAATTGGAATTTCGATAGTAAATCTGGAACCTTTCCCCAATTCAGATTCTACTTTTATCTTACCCTTTAGCTTTTCCACCGAGTGTTTGACGATATACAATCCCAATCCTGATCCCGAACTAAAATTGGAAGCACGGTAAAACATTTTAAAAATATTCTGTAGTTCTTCTTTTGGAATTCCAATACCTTCGTCTTCGATGATAAATTGCAGTTTGTTATTTTTGACTGTACATTCAAAATGACATATCCTTTCGCTTTTCTTGCTATACTTAAAGGCATTGGAAATCAAGTTTAACAGGATAATCCTCATCCGTATAGGATCGCCACTTATTTGTTTGTCAAGATTTATTTTCTTCTTTAAAATATTTTTTTCACCGAAGGATGTCATTTCAAGATCTTTTTCGATGGTTACTATTATATCTTCGATATCGACCTGCCTGACTCCTATGGGACTTCTGGTGTTTTGAAAATAATCCGTTATTTCCCTGATGGTTTCATCCAGTCTTACAATTGATTTTTCAATCAATTCCAGATAAGCCAATTTTGTTTCATTGTCAATATCGTGCCGTAACAGATTTACAATTCCCAAGGTTGATGACAATGGAGATCTTAAATTGTGTGAGGTGCTGTAAACAAAATAATCCATTTCCTCATTGACCTGCTTTAATTGAGCGTTTTTTTCTGAAAGTGATATTTGATGACTTTTGATGTCAGTGTAATCCCTATTAATTCCTATAATCTTTACAAGTCTTCCTTTTTCATCATTTATTGGCCTTGCACTTCCATTGATCCATCTCACTTCTCCGTCCGGTCTTTTTATGCGAAACTCGATATTAAAAACTTCCTCTCCCTGAAATACTTTTCCCATGGCTTGCAAAGCCAATTCATAGTCTTCGGGAAATACAAGTGTGGTCCAAAAATTATAATCTATCTCAAATTGCTCCCTACTGATACCATAGATATCTAAAAGCACATCATTCCAAATTATTCTATTGGTTTCAGGATCCATCTCCCAAATCCCCAATTCAGCAGTGTCTACTGCAAGATGTAAATCCTCATTTAAACGATTTAGCAATAATTCATTTTTTTTGCGATCTGTTATATCCTTGGATACTCCTGCTATGGCAATCACTTTGTTGTACTCATCAAACATTGGAGTCAGTAAGACATCCAGCCAGAGCACCTTCCCATCACTTCTTTCGAGTTTCCAGTCTAATCGCAGTTCTGAAATTTCACCTTCCTGTAAACGCTCAGCTATCTTCTCAATTTTAAAATCGGGATTTCTTTCCTCAACTCTTTTGCCTATCATTTCTTCACGTGGAATCGCAAAGATATTTTCTGCACCTTTATTCCAATACAATACCTCTCCGTTGAGGTCAATGATAATAATGCTGTCGTTCAGATTATCAATTAACTGAAAAAGCTGGTCAGAAATTGTTTGTTGCTTTTCAAAAGGCATGCAGCAGAAAAAATAATTATTGTTTGTTGTTATACAATTCAGTAATATCTGAATTTTCTATTTAAAAACCATAGGTTTTAATTCATCTTTTCAAATTTTTTTAGTAAAAGGTAAATGAATTATTATGAAGGGAAAATTTATTTATTAGAAAATTGAGATGGAATCTGAACTTTTCATTCGAAATTGAAATTATTACCTACGATCGATTATATGCGTAAATCACTTTTACTCTTAAGTCTTGGCCTGATACTAACATCATTCACTTTTGCCGGAAGTTCAAAAAATGAAAATCCGGAAGATAATCTTGTGTTCTCACATGAAAATTACAAACTGGAAAATTTCAGTTTTATCTCAAAGAACTTTTCAATCGGGCTGGTCAATTCATCTTTTCAAAAACAAAGTCTGGTAATTCTCTACAATAAAGAAAATCTGATCGTAGATTCCATTTTTACAGATTGGAAAGTTGAAAAAATCATACCGGAAGATGATTCCTCTTTTTATTTAGTAAGTGAAAATCAAACCATTAATTGTTTGATTCGAAACAACAACCTTTTTATAAATGGAATGTATGCCGGTAATAACAGCAACATGGCATATGAAAAACTGGCCTATTATTCTCTGCCATTGAATAGGGGTGAATTTCAAATTGTAAAAAGTTCGCAGACTAAAAAAGAATTTGCTCTCCAGCTAACTAAGCAGGATAATTCATTGATTTATTACCCGTTTTCACAAAGAAAAAAACAAATTGATATAGACCTTTTTGCAACGCAAAATGACATTTACGTATATCTTCCAGATAAACAAAAATTAATTCAGGTCGATAAAGAAAAACGTCAGTTTGATGAAATCATTTTAAGCAAAGCCGGTGGCTCCTGGTTGTTCTATCACGACTATATCGAAAACCAATCGTATTTGTTAAATAAGTATAAATCAGAGCGAAAATTATATACATTGGACAGCAATAGTGAATTGGAATTTATAAAAGATCTCGATTTTATCCCCGAAGCAATTTTTAATGGGTCGCTTCATAAAAAAACTGAAAAGGGTAAAAACTATTCTCATTATTTAATCCCACTCAAGGCCAAAGACAAAGAAAAAACTATACATTTGAAAGGTGTGACCATTAGTTCTGAATAGAATCCTTAAATGACACTTTTCAAGACAAATACAAAAGTATTATTTGTCCTTTGCACAATATTATTGAGTTTATTCTTGATTGAAAGTGCGCATTCACAATTCGATGAACTAAAAGTTAACCTCAGCAATGCAAGGGGTTCGAAATTCAAGGCCACTTACATTCCACCTGAGGGATTTCGCAATGACCCCATTCAATTCAGACGCTATTCCAGACTTTGCTATTTCCCACTTTTAAAACACTCCTTTATTTCAAAGCCAAAAGCCTACGATTCAAACAATCAAAGAATTAAGGTAAATAGCTCAGATGATAGGTTTATTCCTCAAGAAAAGGTTGCCTTTTGGGAATACTTTATTGATGCCTCTAAATTTCCTGAATATATTAATCTGCCATTGCGTAGTACAATTATTTCAGGTAAGAGCGCACTAATCTACCCGAGCCTCTTTTATCCCTTTCTTGATAAACCGGAGTTAAGTCATAGAATAGCCATTAAAGATGATATTTCTAAAGACAGTTCCACTATTGAGAGAATTGACTTTGAAGAGTACCTGGATATAGATGAGTTTATATACAGTACTTATGCCAAACAATTAACCATTAGTGACTCAATTGACTTTCACATAAATCTACTTGGTCGATTCAATAAATTAGATGAATTTGAAATTCAATCAATTATTGAACAAATAGTACTGGCTTTTAAAAAAACTACGGGAAAGAATTTACCGCAAAATTTTGAATTCAATATTTCGGAAGCATCCCTTGATAGATCAAATAAACTTCCTGTTTCGGCGGTTTACAAAAATTCCATAACTGTAATGGTCGACAAGTCATTTGATGAATACCAGCAAAAAACCATAATTATAGAAAACAGCATGTGGCAATTATTCAGATGGTTGAGCCCCATACACAGTCATGATTCAAGCTGGGCCTATCTCGATCCTAAAAATGGCAAGCACTCTATCCACCTTTGGTATTATGAAGCTGTAACCGAATACCTGTCCTTGATATGTCTGATTAAAAATAAATTGATTTCAGAGTCTTATTTCACCCAAACGATTCAAAAAAAAGTCAGCAGGAGTCTGAAAGAACCCAGTTACAGTTTGATTCAATTGGGGAAAGATTTTAGTTCACAATCAGGAAAAATTCAGATTAAGAATAATCTAAAGGCCTATGATGTTTTAAGTAATCGGGGAGTAATCGCAGCACTTATAATGGATATTGTATTATTGAATGAATCCAATGGATACAATGGCTTACTTCAGGAATATTTAAATATTCACAAAACATATGAGAGTGATGCTTTTCCAACGGATCGTTTTATAAGTCTAATTGCAAAAGGTCACAGCAAGGATTTTAAAATTGTATTGGAAAAATATGTATTGGGAATCGATCAGTTTCATTTAAAAAGTTATTTTGAGTTGATCGACTGGCAATTTTTTAGAAAAGGAGAAATTCATAAATCCTTTATGAAAAGAGGACATCTCACCTATTTCCCTGAAATTGAAAAATACGTTTGCACCTCAGCCGGAAAAAATAATGTAGGCCTTGAAAAGGGTGATATAATCTTATCCATTAATAATGACACACAGATAAGTACATTTGATTTAAATGAAATAATTCTACCGGCCAAAGGGGGTTTTAGAAATGAAAACAGGGTGAAAATAGAAATTTTCAGAGATGGGAAGGAAATGGTTTTGAGAGGAAAAGCTGAATTCAAAGCAAAAGTTAAGAATGATATTATCATTCCTTTGTTTAATCCCAGCAGTGATGGCTATCAACTGCGAAAATCAATGATCCATTAAAAAAGCCCCTTATACGAACAATTTCGATAATAAGAGGCTTTTCATTAAGCAAAAAATTATTAACCGATTGAGACTCTTTTAAAATCGGTTACAGTTAAACCTTTCGAAACTGAATCAAGATATTTGGAAACAGACATGCTTCCATCTTTCACAAAATCCTGGTTTAAAAGCGTATTTTCTTTGTAAAACTTATTGAGCTTACCCATGGCAATTTTTTCCAATAAGTTATCTGGTTTACCTTCGGCCTTGGCTTGTTCTTTACCGATTTCAATTTCTTTTTGAATAATTTCAGCATCAACACCGTCTTTATCCAAAGCAACCGGATTCATAGCAGCAATTTGCATAGCTACATCCTTGGCAGCATCTTCAACAGATGCGCCATTTGTATTTTCCATAGCTACTAAAACACCGAGTTTGCTGCCCAGGTGAATATAGGGCACTACCTTCTCTCCTTTTACATGTTCAAAGGCACTGATCTCTATTTTCTCACCGATTTTACCAATCATGTCAGTAATATGTTCATTGACTGATCTACCCCCAATGCTTAAAGCCATGATTTCTTCAACACTTGATGGCTTTTCAGAGGCGACCTTATTGATGATGTTTTCGCCGAGCTTTACGTACTCTTCATTTTTTGCGACAAAATCCGTTTCGCAGTTCA is part of the Hyphobacterium sp. CCMP332 genome and encodes:
- a CDS encoding gamma carbonic anhydrase family protein — translated: MALILPVKGKTPKIGKNCFLAPNCTIVGDVEIEDNCSIWFNVVIRGDVNSIRIGKQCNIQDGAVLHCTYKKTQTILGDKVSIGHNAIVHGCEIENDVLIGMGAIVMDRSIIHQNSIVAAGSVVLEDTIVKEGSIFGGIPAKFLKNVDSKRSDVFERTARNYVKYASWFDPNIREI
- the icd gene encoding NADP-dependent isocitrate dehydrogenase, giving the protein MSEKITISNGKLNVPDNPIVPFIEGDGTGPDIWASSKRVLDAAVEKAYSGKRKIDWKEVFAGEKSFNKNGSWLPEETLEAFRTYLVGIKGPLTTPVGGGIRSLNVALRQELDLYACVRPVRWFEGVPSPVKDPSKTDMVIFRENTEDIYAGIEYMHGTPEAEKIKKFLKDEMSVNKIRFPETSSIGIKPVSKEGTERLVKAAIDYAIAAKKPSVTLVHKGNIMKFTEGAFKKWGYDIAEKDYSDKVFTWQQYDQIVEKEGKSAADKAQKTATDAGKILIKDSIADAFLQQILLRPSEYSVIATLNLNGDYVSDALAAIVGGIGIAPGANINYTTGAAIFEATHGTAPKYAGQDKVNPGSVILSGALMLEYMNWKEAADLIYASLAKTIASKKVTYDFHRLMEGATLLKCSEFGTEIIKNL
- the dnaX gene encoding DNA polymerase III subunit gamma/tau, coding for MENFVVSARKYRPVNFEEVVGQEHITTTLNNAIEHNHLAQALLFCGPRGVGKTTCARILARLINDFDEKGGEGNSTALNIYELDAASNNSVDDIRNLIDQVRYPPQFGKYKVYIIDEVHMLSSQAFNAFLKTLEEPPPYAIFILATTEKHKVLPTILSRCQIFDFNRIGVSDISGHLQNIADKEKVSADAEALHLIAQKADGALRDALSLFDLMVTYSSDSKISYQDVVSNLHILDYDYYFKITDDILSSNVAGILTSFDEILKKGFDEHNFILGLSEHFRNLIMARDKNTISLLDVTEKLAETYKSQGQKADYSFLMTALHLGNQCDLNFKSAKNQRLHVEVALMKMAHIPFLLDGEALKEEASKKKVLSLSQN
- a CDS encoding PAS domain S-box protein, with product MPFEKQQTISDQLFQLIDNLNDSIIIIDLNGEVLYWNKGAENIFAIPREEMIGKRVEERNPDFKIEKIAERLQEGEISELRLDWKLERSDGKVLWLDVLLTPMFDEYNKVIAIAGVSKDITDRKKNELLLNRLNEDLHLAVDTAELGIWEMDPETNRIIWNDVLLDIYGISREQFEIDYNFWTTLVFPEDYELALQAMGKVFQGEEVFNIEFRIKRPDGEVRWINGSARPINDEKGRLVKIIGINRDYTDIKSHQISLSEKNAQLKQVNEEMDYFVYSTSHNLRSPLSSTLGIVNLLRHDIDNETKLAYLELIEKSIVRLDETIREITDYFQNTRSPIGVRQVDIEDIIVTIEKDLEMTSFGEKNILKKKINLDKQISGDPIRMRIILLNLISNAFKYSKKSERICHFECTVKNNKLQFIIEDEGIGIPKEELQNIFKMFYRASNFSSGSGLGLYIVKHSVEKLKGKIKVESELGKGSRFTIEIPIKSV
- a CDS encoding elongation factor Ts, whose protein sequence is MSVSAKEVNELRKATGAGMMDCKKALVESNGDFDAAVEILRKKGQKVAAKRADKESSEGSVFVSTSSDGSEGFMIALNCETDFVAKNEEYVKLGENIINKVASEKPSSVEEIMALSIGGRSVNEHITDMIGKIGEKIEISAFEHVKGEKVVPYIHLGSKLGVLVAMENTNGASVEDAAKDVAMQIAAMNPVALDKDGVDAEIIQKEIEIGKEQAKAEGKPDNLLEKIAMGKLNKFYKENTLLNQDFVKDGSMSVSKYLDSVSKGLTVTDFKRVSIG